In Massilia antarctica, the following are encoded in one genomic region:
- the ggt gene encoding gamma-glutamyltransferase → MTHAARRLALACSLILIIPLAHARTPVASGTGGAVATISEQASQAAMAILDKGGNAIDAAVAAAATLGVTDPYSCGIGGGGFMVIYLAKDKRVITVDHRETAPASITPTIFQENGKDSDFEATLASGASVGVPGTVRGWHEALSRYGTMSFKQVLAPAIGVATKGFAVSENFHRMSAENQKKFALFGSSSALYLKDGKPLPVGALLKNPGLAKAYREIGAQGQKAFYQGPIARAIVDTVLKPPVAAGVRVRAGTMTLADLANYEARIRPPVKTTYRGYELYGMPLPSSGGIAIGEALNLLESYNLKALPRASAEHLYLEASRLAFADRNAYLADPEYVDAPVAGLLSKDYAARRRAQMNAERAGAKALAGDPYPFQNDPSVPQRPQAARLLADSAHTTHLAVSDKEGNVVAYTFTIESWGGSGIVVPGYGFLLNNELTDFDFSGPHPNVPEAGKRPRSSMAPTIALRNGKPAFTVGSPGGATIITTVLQTIVNHVDFGMPMDQAINAPRLSQRNDAVTDSEPGFAGSAQALALEKLGYKWHTKPEEIGAANAIVFNADGSVTAVSEGKRHGVGSALVQKSGH, encoded by the coding sequence ATGACCCACGCCGCCCGCCGCCTCGCCCTCGCCTGTTCCCTCATCCTGATCATTCCCCTGGCCCATGCCAGGACCCCGGTGGCAAGCGGCACCGGCGGCGCGGTCGCCACCATCAGTGAACAGGCGTCGCAAGCGGCCATGGCCATTCTAGACAAGGGCGGCAATGCGATCGACGCCGCCGTCGCCGCCGCCGCCACCCTGGGCGTGACCGATCCCTACAGCTGCGGCATCGGCGGCGGCGGTTTCATGGTAATTTACCTGGCCAAGGACAAGCGCGTGATCACGGTCGATCACCGCGAAACGGCGCCGGCCAGCATCACCCCCACCATATTCCAGGAAAACGGCAAGGATAGCGACTTCGAGGCCACGCTCGCCAGCGGCGCCTCGGTCGGCGTGCCCGGCACCGTGCGCGGCTGGCATGAAGCGCTGAGCCGCTACGGCACCATGTCGTTCAAGCAGGTACTCGCGCCGGCCATCGGCGTGGCCACCAAGGGCTTCGCGGTGAGCGAGAACTTCCACCGCATGAGCGCCGAGAACCAGAAAAAATTTGCGCTGTTTGGCAGCAGCAGCGCCCTCTACCTGAAAGACGGCAAGCCCCTGCCGGTCGGCGCCTTGCTGAAGAACCCCGGCCTGGCCAAGGCTTACCGCGAGATCGGCGCCCAGGGCCAGAAAGCCTTTTACCAGGGGCCGATCGCGCGCGCCATCGTCGATACGGTGCTCAAGCCGCCGGTAGCGGCCGGGGTGCGCGTGCGCGCCGGCACCATGACCCTGGCCGACCTGGCCAACTACGAAGCGCGCATCCGCCCGCCGGTGAAAACCACCTACCGCGGCTACGAACTGTACGGCATGCCCCTGCCGAGCAGCGGCGGCATCGCCATCGGCGAAGCGCTCAACCTGCTCGAAAGCTACAACCTCAAGGCCCTGCCGCGCGCCAGCGCCGAGCATCTTTACCTGGAAGCGAGCCGCCTGGCCTTTGCCGACCGCAACGCCTACCTGGCCGATCCCGAATACGTCGACGCGCCGGTGGCCGGCCTGCTCAGCAAGGATTACGCGGCGCGCCGGCGCGCCCAGATGAATGCCGAGCGCGCAGGCGCCAAGGCGCTGGCGGGCGATCCGTATCCCTTCCAGAACGACCCCAGCGTGCCGCAGCGTCCGCAGGCCGCGCGCCTGCTGGCCGACAGCGCCCACACCACCCACCTGGCCGTATCTGACAAGGAAGGCAATGTGGTGGCCTACACCTTCACCATCGAATCCTGGGGCGGCAGCGGCATCGTGGTGCCGGGCTACGGCTTCTTGCTCAATAATGAATTGACGGATTTCGATTTCAGCGGCCCGCACCCGAACGTGCCGGAAGCGGGCAAGCGCCCGCGCAGCAGCATGGCGCCGACCATTGCGCTACGCAACGGCAAGCCGGCGTTTACCGTCGGCAGCCCGGGCGGCGCCACCATCATCACCACGGTGCTGCAAACCATCGTCAATCACGTCGACTTCGGCATGCCGATGGACCAGGCTATCAATGCTCCGCGCCTGAGCCAGCGCAACGATGCCGTGACCGACAGCGAGCCCGGTTTTGCCGGCAGCGCCCAGGCGCTGGCACTGGAAAAACTCGGCTACAAATGGCACACAAAGCCGGAAGAAATCGGCGCGGCCAATGCCATCGTTTTCAATGCCGACGGCAGCGTGACGGCGGTCAGCGAAGGCAAGCGCCACGGGGTGGGCAGCGCGCTGGTGCAGAAAAGCGGGCACTGA
- a CDS encoding PEP-CTERM sorting domain-containing protein — MNLFTLQMGAVALAFASATASAAPTVIEATGFTFTNPDSALADVLVSDVAGATTIRFSDFASSMALSTSDAAGDAYSADMTFAVRAGYQVTGYSFSATFAGTLDPAVAPGGLAGAGTATNRGSVSLFASGADDWSSQGNRSVNKLNGNDSFVFSAANLTLRDVMTLSLNSSMTLFAAPAVWTTPDGVVHRQDSRSGLSVLNPTLTVYTAAVPEPGTYAMLALGLAVIGLTRRTRRRLQDSVA, encoded by the coding sequence ATGAACTTGTTTACATTGCAGATGGGCGCCGTGGCGCTGGCTTTTGCGTCCGCCACGGCATCGGCTGCGCCGACCGTCATCGAAGCGACCGGCTTCACTTTCACCAATCCCGATTCGGCGCTGGCCGACGTGCTCGTGTCCGACGTGGCCGGCGCGACCACGATCCGCTTCAGCGATTTTGCCAGCAGCATGGCCCTCAGCACCAGCGATGCCGCCGGCGACGCTTATTCCGCCGACATGACATTTGCGGTGCGTGCCGGCTACCAGGTCACCGGCTATTCCTTCTCGGCCACCTTCGCCGGCACCCTCGACCCTGCCGTGGCGCCGGGCGGCCTGGCTGGCGCCGGGACGGCCACCAATCGCGGCTCGGTCAGCCTGTTCGCCAGCGGCGCGGACGACTGGAGCAGCCAGGGCAACCGCAGTGTCAACAAGCTCAATGGCAACGATTCCTTCGTGTTCAGCGCCGCCAACCTGACGCTCAGGGACGTGATGACCCTCTCCTTGAACAGCAGCATGACCTTGTTCGCCGCCCCGGCGGTCTGGACCACGCCCGACGGCGTCGTCCACCGCCAGGATTCGCGCTCTGGCTTGAGCGTGCTCAACCCGACCCTGACCGTCTACACCGCGGCCGTGCCGGAACCGGGAACCTACGCCATGCTGGCGCTCGGCCTGGCCGTGATCGGCCTGACCCGCCGCACCCGTCGGCGCCTGCAGGATAGCGTGGCCTGA
- a CDS encoding PEP-CTERM sorting domain-containing protein: MKHFTWTRSLAALVLAPGLAGAAPALIESPALSNLSKRYAQHAGIELADNRGAGAFSLGDVTRAMHLRPGEAALPAEIDLSGAIGAYANGTVPAWGGSGARHGFADVRASYAKQAGSGFSATGARPSVASQSVPEPETYVMLAAGVAVIVFTRGTRKRLQDSLDA; encoded by the coding sequence ATGAAACATTTCACATGGACGCGAAGCCTGGCCGCCCTGGTACTGGCGCCCGGCCTGGCCGGCGCCGCACCGGCCCTGATCGAGTCCCCGGCCCTGAGCAATTTGAGCAAACGGTATGCCCAGCACGCCGGCATCGAACTGGCCGACAACCGCGGCGCCGGCGCGTTCAGCCTGGGCGATGTCACCCGCGCCATGCACTTGCGCCCTGGCGAGGCGGCGCTCCCCGCCGAAATCGACCTGAGCGGCGCCATCGGCGCCTACGCCAACGGCACTGTGCCGGCGTGGGGCGGCTCCGGCGCGCGCCACGGCTTTGCGGACGTGCGCGCCAGCTATGCCAAGCAAGCAGGAAGCGGTTTCAGCGCCACCGGCGCGCGTCCGAGCGTGGCCTCGCAATCGGTCCCGGAACCGGAAACCTATGTGATGCTCGCCGCCGGCGTGGCCGTCATCGTCTTCACGCGCGGCACCCGCAAGCGCCTGCAGGACAGCCTCGACGCGTAA